A stretch of the Arvicanthis niloticus isolate mArvNil1 chromosome 17, mArvNil1.pat.X, whole genome shotgun sequence genome encodes the following:
- the Tdrd6 gene encoding tudor domain-containing protein 6 isoform X1, with amino-acid sequence MSSTPGLPTPGASLALRVSFVDVHPEVIPVQLWGLVGQRREEYVRLSREIQEAAATRGPWALGGASASPGELCLVQVGLMWHRCRVVSRQAQDSRVFLLDEGRTITAGAGSLAPGRSEFFHLPSEVLGCVLAGLVPAGGGGTGGGEPQHWSPSAVDFLSNLQGKEVHGRVLDVLLLHRLVLLEVPVVSQQMEELGLARQVPDSLFCSLLKRYLTAAGLGSSGAPVLPRAAPKQEHPGLDYFYPQLQLGVTEPVVVTQVCHPHRIHCQLRSLSQEIHRLSENMAQVYRAPTGTEDEDSGSATWEEKEESPDKPGSPCASCGLDGQWYRALLLETFRPQRCAQVLHVDYGRKELVSCSSLRYLLPEYFRMPVVTYPCALYGLWDCGRGWSRSQVGDLKALILGQAVNAKIEFYCSFEHMYYVTLYGEDGINLNSAFGVQSCCLADRFLQSQGIEEEEDEDEDEVEAAFQSQSPTEEMEEEVSLPSLRSIRLKMNTFYDAQVEFVKSPSEFWIRLRKHNNTFTKLTKRMCSFYSSASKLDGVILKPEPDDLCCVKWKENGYYRAMVTRLDSKSVDVFLVDRGNSENVDWCDVRMLLPQFRRLPILALKCTLADIWPLGKAWSQEAISFFKKTVLHKELVVHILDKQDRQYVIEILDESRTGEENISKVIAQAGYAKFQEFETKENIRLSAHSPGHVSGHFISESSKIPSVKKVEGDQKAKKDNKTLSVSEALADTVSLSNIPTGQTAQDKEKVMSDPSLLMLNFLKTKPDCCGKGELEVGSTVEVKVSHIENPGSFWCQLMRNAQGFRTLMCDIEDYCKSEPSPYEGDTRACLAKRTANGRWSRAVISGAQSLEHVRVVFVDYGDKDVVSMKDILSVSDVFFKVRAQAFRCSLYNLIQPTGENPFVWDEKAVQAFSGFIDNAWQNNLELKCTIFALASRYEEEWFNVVDLLTPFQSACHFLVEKRLARPVKLQKPLEPSVQLHSYYYSTHDLKIGSEELVYITHADDPWTFYCQLARNTNILEQLSYNIMQLSKSLLNLKASTLVPGTLCLAKYTDGNWYRGIIIEKEPSKVFFVDFGNTYVASDHLLPIPRDAYDVLLLPMQAVKCSLSDIPHHIPEEVTAWFQETVLDKSLKALVVAKDPDGRLIIELYDESVQINASINEKLGLLGYKNRTRKKDRENEVILHETEALEGKKESVKPLPTDYLGKSGESKAHSAEIMGESCKPKISPACKELKYLQGSAKANLVTPYQDSTGNKSDGGFPLTREKKEDMFANSPMSVSKLDSALPERRMGEASGRDLPPKFCEFPQKTIAPGFKTSVYVSHINDLSDFYIQLIEDEAEINRLSERLNDIRTRPQYHAGPPWQSGDVICAVFPEDNLWYRAVVLEQQPNDLLSVQFIDYGNMSVVHTNRTGRLGPIDAVLPALCFHCCLRGLLVPEVVSCKEMVSYFSQRTEEAQIRCEFVKFQGTWEVILTDEHGIIAEDMMNRFAFNEKSQAGLTTQTMKGDCSKTANKPNIDTSVFLNWYNPKAKLIKAYATVIDGPEYFWCQFADSEKLQYLETEVQSAAKQLVDRKSCTQCPQIGDPCIVRYREDGHYYRALITNISDDHLASVRLVDFGNMEDCVDTKALWSIPSELLRIPMQAFPCCLSGFAVSGGMCPQEGNDYFYDIITEDMLEITILEIKRDVCDIPLAVVELRSKGENINEKMKKYAKVGTPKSDLYCEKHGSERKGGLTSPDLGLQKPSHKIAHDKTFYMEARASEFSERLEKNLNIETKPNKFYERSTRNIFDTFENSCKGKMGSERLEGNMDYHFVDRVKYDENYLIPGFNSILAHASEPKELLELNSLEVPLSPDDDECKEFLELESIELQHSPAGEEEKEELGLGSPMAPLSPGCQAGATLGPFMMQLPLDCEAAEKQLELELPTPQLSLDDSISPLSATVSQSIQESRYAEDERKSSCTASSDDDNSMSSPLPHHGKGGSSPARDETNLSEGEFPRFENRDSTTLLTPLFSEEEAREGRKCGSAVPAVQLQNTYTLKGFSVGSKCVVWSSLRNTWSKCEILELAEEGTRVLNLSNGVEETVSPENVWNGIPKVDMRPSEAVFQTVGKDLLPFMSSDDTIIKGFSSVSEEECGGDADSTAAKLNV; translated from the exons ATGAGTTCGACTCCAGGGCTGCCCACTCCCGGGGCCTCGCTGGCCCTGCGGGTGTCCTTCGTGGACGTTCATCCCGAGGTGATCCCGGTGCAGCTGTGGGGGCTGGTGGGTCAGCGGCGGGAGGAGTACGTGCGGCTGAGCCGGGAGATCCAGGAGGCGGCAGCCACGCGCGGTCCCTGGGCTCTGGGTGGGGCGTCGGCATCACCGGGGGAGCTGTGCCTGGTGCAGGTGGGGCTTATGTGGCACCGCTGCCGCGTGGTCAGTCGCCAGGCGCAAGACAGCCGCGTCTTCCTGCTGGATGAGGGCCGCACCATTACGGCGGGCGCGGGCTCGTTGGCACCAGGGCGCAGCGAGTTCTTCCATCTGCCCTCCGAGGTGCTAGGCTGTGTGCTAGCCGGCCTGGTGCCCGCGGGCGGCGGTGGCACCGGCGGTGGTGAACCCCAGCACTGGTCCCCCAGCGCCGTGGACTTCCTTAGCAACCTGCAGGGTAAGGAGGTGCACGGACGGGTCCTGGACGTGTTGCTCCTCCATCGCCTGGTGCTGCTGGAAGTGCCCGTTGTGTCTCAGCAGATGGAGGAGCTGGGTCTGGCCCGGCAGGTGCCCGACAGCCTCTTCTGTTCCCTGCTCAAACGCTATTTGACTGCGGCTGGGCTGGGTAGCTCTGGGGCTCCAGTTCTCCCGCGAGCCGCGCCCAAACAAGAGCATCCTGGGCTGGATTATTTTTATCCCCAACTGCAGCTGGGAGTGACGGAGCCGGTGGTGGTAACCCAAGTGTGCCATCCCCACCGAATTCACTGCCAACTCCGGAGCCTCTCGCAGGAGATCCACCGTCTCTCTGAGAACATGGCCCAGGTATACCGGGCGCCCACGGGGACAGAGGATGAGGACTCTGGCAGTGCCacctgggaggagaaggaggagagccCTGACAAGCCAGGGTCTCCATGTGCTTCCTGTGGCTTGGACGGACAGTGGTACCGGGCTCTCTTGCTTGAGACCTTCAGGCCTCAGCGCTGTGCCCAGGTGCTTCACGTCGACTACGGAAGAAAAGAACTAGTAAGCTGCAGCAGCCTTCGCTATTTGCTGCCTGAGTATTTTCGAATGCCTGTGGTGACTTACCCTTGTGCATTGTATGGACTCTGGGACTGCGGAAGAGGCTGGTCCCGGTCACAAGTAGGTGATCTGAAAGCTCTGATCCTGGGCCAAGCAGTGAATGCAAAGATTGAATTTTACTGTTCCTTTGAGCATATGTATTATGTCACCCTGTACGGGGAAGATGGAATTAATCTCAACAGTGCGTTCGGAGTACAATCCTGTTGCCTGGCTGACCGGTTTCTTCAGAGCCAGGggatagaggaggaagaggatgaggatgaggacgAAGTGGAGGCAGCGTTTCAGTCTCAGTCCCCCActgaggaaatggaggaggaagtTTCCCTCCCATCCTTGAGATCCATCAGGTTGAAGATGAATACCTTCTACGACGCCCAGGTGGAGTTCGTGAAGAGCCCTTCGGAGTTCTGGATTCGCCTTAGAAAGCACAATAACACCTTCACCAAGCTGACCAAGAGAATGTGCAGTTTCTATTCTTCTGCCAGTAAGCTGGACGGGGTTATCTTGAAACCAGAACCGGATGACCTTTGCTgtgtaaaatggaaagaaaacggTTATTACCGGGCCATGGTCACCCGATTAGACAGCAAGAGTGTGGATGTGTTCCTGGTGGACCGGGGCAACTCTGAGAACGTCGACTGGTGTGACGTGAGGATGCTGCTGCCGCAATTTAGACGGCTACCGATACTGGCTCTGAAGTGCACCCTGGCTGACATCTGGCCCCTGGGGAAAGCCTGGAGCCAGGAAGCAATTTCGTTTTTTAAAAAGACGGTACTCCACAAAGAATTGGTGGTCCACATTCTTGATAAGCAGGATCGCCAATATGTCATAGAGATCCTGGATGAATCCAGAACAGGGGAGGAAAACATTAGTAAGGTCATTGCTCAAGCTGGATATGCCAAGTTCCAGGAATTTGAAACCAAAGAAAACATCAGACTCAGTGCCCACTCCCCTGGGCATGTTTCGGGTCATTTTATTTCAGAGTCTAGCAAAATACCTTCTGTCAAGAAGGTAGAAGGAGACCAGAAAgccaagaaagacaataaaaccCTCTCTGTTTCGGAAGCTTTGGCCGACACAGTAAGCCTTTCGAACATTCCCACCGGACAGACGGCACAGGACAAAGAGAAGGTAATGTCTGACCCATCTCTCCTCATGCTGAATTTCTTGAAAACGAAACCAGACTGCTGTGGTAAAGGGGAATTGGAGGTGGGCAGCACTGTTGAAGTCAAGGTGTCTCACATCGAAAACCCTGGCTCCTTCTGGTGTCAGCTGATGAGGAACGCGCAAGGTTTCAGAACCCTGATGTGTGACATCGAGGACTATTGCAaaagtgagccatctccctatgAGGGGGACACGCGTGCTTGTCTGGCAAAGCGAACAGCAAATGGGAGATGGTCCAGAGCTGTGATTAGCGGGGCCCAGTCTTTAGAACATGTCAGAGTGGTGTTTGTGGATTATGGAGACAAAGACGTGGTGTCTATGAAGGACATACTCTCAGTCAGTGATGTGTTTTTCAAGGTTAGAGCTCAGGCCTTCAGGTGCAGTCTTTATAATTTAATTCAACCAACTGGTGAAAATCCCTTTGTCTGGGATGAAAAGGCGGTACAGGCTTTTAGTGGGTTTATCGATAACGCTTGGCAGAATAACTTAGAATTAAAATGCACAATCTTTGCTTTGGCATCAAGGTATGAGGAAGAGTGGTTCAATGTTGTGGACTTGCTAACGCCCTTTCAGAGTGCCTGCCATTTTCTGGTAGAAAAGAGGCTTGCTAGGCCTGTAAAACTTCAGAAGCCCCTGGAGCCTTCTGTTCAGCTACATTCTTACTACTACTCCACCCATGACTTAAAAATCGGAAGTGAAGAATTGGTGTACATAACGCACGCTGATGACCCCTGGACATTTTATTGCCAACTCGcaagaaacacaaacattttaGAACAATTATCGTACAACATTATGCAGCTAAGTAAATCTTTACTGAATTTAAAAGCCTCCACCTTGGTCCCTGGAACCTTGTGCCTTGCCAAGTATACGGACGGAAACTGGTATAGgggaataataatagaaaaagaaccAAGTAAAGtcttttttgttgattttggGAACACATACGTAGCCAGCGATCATCTGCTCCCCATCCCCCGAGATGCCTATGACGTTCTACTTTTACCCATGCAAGCCGTGAAATGCTCATTATCTGACATCCCTCACCATATCCCGGAAGAAGTCACAGCCTGGTTTCAGGAGACTGTTTTAGATAAGTCACTGAAGGCATTAGTCGTAGCAAAAGACCCAGATGGAAGACTGATTATAGAGCTGTATGACGAGAGTGTCCAGATCAATGCCAGCATTAACGAGAAGCTCGGGCTCCTTGGttacaaaaacagaacaagaaaaaaagacagagaaaatgaagtaATACTCCACGAGACCGAAGCTCTTGAAGGTAAAAAGGAGAGCGTGAAGCCATTACCCACAGACTATTTGGGTAAATCAGGAGAGAGCAAAGCACACAGTGCAGAGATTATGGGTGAATCATGCAAACCCAAGATCAGCCCAGCATGCAAGGAGCTCAAATATTTACAAGGCTCAGCAAAGGCCAACCTAGTCACACCGTATCAGGACTCCACAGGAAACAAAAGTGATGGAGGGTTTCCATTaacaagggagaagaaagaagacatgttTGCCAACTCACCCATGAGTGTCTCCAAATTAGATTCCGCTCTTCCTGAGAGAAGAATGGGAGAAGCCAGCGgtagagatctgcctcccaagttctgtgaATTCCCACAAAAGACAATAGCTCCTGGCTTTAAGACCTCTGTGTATGTTTCTCATATTAACGACCTTTCAGATTTCTACATCCAGCTGATAGAAGACGAAGCTGAGATCAATCGTCTTTCAGAGAGACTGAATGACATCAGAACGCGGCCCCAATACCACGCAGGTCCACCGTGGCAAAGCGGAGACGTGATATGCGCCGTCTTCCCGGAGGATAACTTATGGTACCGAGCAGTGGTCCTGGAACAGCAGCCCAACGACCTTCTGTCTGTACAGTTTATCGATTATGGCAACATGTCTGTAGTTCACACTAACAGAACCGGTCGGCTTGGCCCCATTGATGCGGTGTTACCTGCACTGTGCTTCCACTGCTGCCTAAGGGGGCTTTTGGTACCTGAGGTCGTAAGTTGTAAGGAAATGGTGAGCTACTTTTCTCAAAGGACAGAAGAGGCTCAGATAAGATGCGAATTTGTTAAATTCCAAGGCACCTGGGAAGTGATTCTCACAGATGAACATGGAATCATAGCTGAAGATATGATGAACAGGTTTGCATTCAATGAAAAATCTCAAGCGGGGCTTACCACCCAAACCATGAAAGGAGACTGTTCAAAGACAGCTAACAAACCCAATATTGATACTTCAGTGTTTCTTAACTGGTATAACCCCAAAGCAAAACTGATTAAAGCCTACGCCACCGTGATAGATGGGCCCGAGTACTTCTGGTGTCAGTTTGCCGATTCCGAGAAGCTGCAGTATCTAGAAACCGAGGTTCAAAGTGCAGCCAAGCAGCTGGTAGACAGGAAAAGCTGCACCCAGTGTCCGCAAATTGGAGATCCGTGCATCGTGAGGTACAGAGAAGATGGGCATTACTATAGAGCCCTCATCACTAATATCAGTGACGATCACCTTGCATCGGTCAGGCTTGTGGACTTTGGGAACATGGAAGATTGTGTGGACACCAAAGCACTCTGGAGCATCCCTTCGGAGCTCCTACGGATTCCCATGCAAGCGTTTCCATGCTGCCTTTCTGGATTCGCGGTCTCTGGCGGTATGTGCCCTCAAGAgggaaatgattatttttatgaCATCATCACAGAGGACATGTTGGAAATAACAATCTTGGAGATTAAAAGAGACGTTTGCGACATCCCCTTAGCCGTCGTGGAGCTAAGGAGCAAAGGCGAGAACATTAACGAGAAGATGAAGAAGTATGCAAAAGTGGGCACGCCCAAGAGTGACCTGTACTGTGAGAAGCATGgctcagagagaaagggaggcctTACCAGTCCTGACCTCGGCCTCCAGAAGCCAAGTCATAAAATAGCCCACGATAAGACATTCTACATGGAAGCCCGGGCAAGTGAGTTCTCAGAAagacttgaaaaaaatttaaacattgaaACCAAGCCAAATAAATTCTATGAACGCAGCACCCGGAACATCTTCGACACTTTTGAGAACTCATGCAAAGGTAAAATGGGTTCTGAGAGGCTGGAAGGTAACATGGATTACCATTTCGTGGACAGAGTCAAGTACGATGAGAACTATCTCATTCCAGGATTTAACTCGATATTGGCCCACGCTAGTGAGCCAAAGGAGTTACTGGAACTGAATTCACTAGAGGTACCACTCTCCCCCGACGACGACGAATGCAAAGAATTCTTAGAACTGGAATCCATTGAGTTACAGCATTCCCCtgctggggaggaagagaaagaagagctaGGCCTGGGGTCTCCAATGGCACCGCTGTCCCCAGGCTGCCAGGCAGGAGCCACCCTGGGGCCCTTCATGATGCAGCTTCCCCTGGACTGCGAGGCCGCCGAGAagcagctggagctggagctccCCACACCCCAGCTGTCTTTGGATGACAGCATAAGCCCTTTATCCGCAACTGTCAGCCAGAGCATCCAGGAATCCAGGTACGCGGAGGATGAGAGGAAGTCCAGCTGCACAGCCTCTTCTGACGACGACAACAGCATGTCGTCTCCACTCCCCCACCACGGGAAGGGTGGCAGTTCCCCGGCACGCGACGAAACGAACCTGTCTGAAGGGGAGTTTCCACGGTTTGAAAACAGAGACAGCACCACCTTATTGACACCTTTGTTCTCTGAGgaagaagccagagaaggaaggaagtgcGGGAGCGCCGTACCAG CAGTTCAGCTACAGAACACCTACACTCTGAAAGGCTTCTCTGTTGGGTCGAAATGTGTCGTATGGTCAAGCCTAAGAAACACATGGTCTAAGTGCGAGATTCTGGAACTTGCAGAAGAAGGAACAAGG GTTTTGAACCTTTCAAATGGTGTGGAGGAGACAGTAAGCCCCGAGAATGTCTGGAATGGTATTCCCAAGGTAGATATGAGACCCTCTGAG GCTGTATTCCAAACAGTGGGAAAGGACCTTCTTCCCTTCATGTCATCGGATGACACCATCATCAAAG gtttttcttctgtttcagaGGAGGAGTGTGGAGGTGACGCAGATTCGACTGCGGCCAAGCTGAACGTATAG